CGCTAACGCCAATCCGGAAGTAACTATAGTTGAGCGTTTGAACTCGAGGCGGTAGGCGAGCACCATGGTCGTGATGAACCACATAAGTCGCAGCGTCAGTCGGAGCAGGAGCTGCTCTAGCCTGATAGATCGGTACTGAGCCATTAACAGCTGCAGAACCGCAGCATCAGGCGGCGTTGGTTCTTCTGGTTTAGCAGATTTGCGGCGTGTCGATTCAGTCATTTTCGTATTTGCTTAGCGATGGTTCGGATTAATGTATCAAGCAACCTTGCATCGCCCCCGTCAACTTTGATAGCGATCGTCCCGACGACGGGGATTGCTTTTGCCTTTTGCACTCCGTGAATTGGTCCGAGTCCGTCGAGCAAGCATTTTTTTACCTTCGCCTGCCGTGCGCTGAAGTGATGCGACTGAACCAAATCTCTCTTGTTGAGCGCTACGAATACCCCTCGCAACTTTCGCTGTAGGCTACTGTCTTCGCGAAAGATCGCGTCAATGCGTTCACAGAACGGATCTAGCCACTCTTGCAACGACTTCACTGAGCTATTTGCATCGAACACGATCAAAATCGCATGCGGACGACGATCTCTGACAAGATTTGCGTGCTCGACCGGCCCCGTTTGACCCGGCACGTCAACTGTTCGCCGGATTCGTAGCTTCAAAGATTCGTTCTTGCCGCATGCTATCTCGAA
This sequence is a window from Lacipirellula parvula. Protein-coding genes within it:
- a CDS encoding Rab family GTPase; the encoded protein is MKSQASGSSMDAGAIGVKVGLEVLRRTAPRGIKWLSTFYNGIELLIIGPGGAGKTSISDYLQFGELEDHRPHEKTLDVTKSSTFEIACGKNESLKLRIRRTVDVPGQTGPVEHANLVRDRRPHAILIVFDANSSVKSLQEWLDPFCERIDAIFREDSSLQRKLRGVFVALNKRDLVQSHHFSARQAKVKKCLLDGLGPIHGVQKAKAIPVVGTIAIKVDGGDARLLDTLIRTIAKQIRK